The genomic region ACACGATCGTGTTCTCTCACCCCTCATAAAGGTGAGTAGATCCGTACTCAAGGGGGAGGTTATCTGCCTCCTAAATCTGAATCAAGGTCGATACAATTAGAGTGCGCTTTGAGTAATGTTGTTCCTATACAAATTCAGCATTAATAACAGCATTACAAGGAGAAAATATCTGCAGAATCAGTTCAGAACAGTTGCACTGCTAGGTTTATTAAGTGGTTTATTAATTGCAATTAGCTACTGGATTCTTGGTGGTAGCGCTGGTGTCATAACTGGTATTGCCATTGCTGCAATTACCAACCTAGTATCTTGGTATCAGTCAGACAAGATCGCACTGGCAGCTTATCGCGCCCGACCGATTAGTCCCCAGCAAGCACCAGGACTATATCAAATGGTAAAACGGTTGTGCGATCGCGCTCGCTTGCCGATGCCTGCCCTGTACCTCATTCCCTCACGTGCAGCGAATGCTTTTGCAACTGGACGCGATCCCGAACACGCAGCTGTTGCTGTAACAGAAGGAATTTTAGAATTATTGCCTGAAGATGAATTAGAAGGTGTCATTGCTCATGAATTGACTCATGTTGCAAATCGGGACACCCTGACGCAAGCAGTTGCAGCAACGATCGCAGGGGCAATTTCTTTCCTGGCTCAAATGGCTAGCTATGGTTTATGGTTCTCTGCACCAACATCTAGAAATAATCGCGGTGGTGTCAACCCGATTGGAATATTACTGACAGTTACACTTGCGCCTGTTGCAGCAACAATTATTCAACTCGCTATTTCGCGGACGCGCGAATTCTCTGCTGATGCTGGTTCGGCACGGATAACTGGTAATCCTCGGGCTTTGGCGAGAGCGCTACAGCGGTTAGAAAGTGCTGCTAGACAGTTGCCGATGGTGGGTAATCCCGCTTTTGAACCGCTACTCATTGTGAATGCTTTTTCGGGACAATTTATGAGCGGATTGTTTTCCAGCCACCCTTCAACTGAAGCACGGATCGAGCAACTTTTAAAATTGGAAAGAGA from Chroococcidiopsis sp. SAG 2025 harbors:
- a CDS encoding M48 family metalloprotease, giving the protein MLFLYKFSINNSITRRKYLQNQFRTVALLGLLSGLLIAISYWILGGSAGVITGIAIAAITNLVSWYQSDKIALAAYRARPISPQQAPGLYQMVKRLCDRARLPMPALYLIPSRAANAFATGRDPEHAAVAVTEGILELLPEDELEGVIAHELTHVANRDTLTQAVAATIAGAISFLAQMASYGLWFSAPTSRNNRGGVNPIGILLTVTLAPVAATIIQLAISRTREFSADAGSARITGNPRALARALQRLESAARQLPMVGNPAFEPLLIVNAFSGQFMSGLFSSHPSTEARIEQLLKLERELPQSTKFSFGQ